From a single Drosophila sulfurigaster albostrigata strain 15112-1811.04 chromosome 3, ASM2355843v2, whole genome shotgun sequence genomic region:
- the LOC133840777 gene encoding uncharacterized protein LOC133840777 isoform X2 — MRAIFCALLICSFFATFLGAKRLPMEKLGLHNNYNEIVRDLIKNWESPIVYLRQLGYLPNDYEDTSKIKPNLDAIMSRMERDDERDSLRQEVDKSKQHLCGVQDVKLKQKRENAIGKEGIKYPTVDQLLAMKQPSLAVAMSAAKVDELMPKQKAADHQADSSNGQLMLLTQLLAKQQPDQVQSEVNQKSEDFLQQLVAKTSPVAVGGMPQVAAAPQQLIGGDANAMIARLRRNLKFRLMHHNI, encoded by the exons ATGCGAGCGATATTTTG CGCTTTATTGATCTGCAgtttttttgcaacttttctTGGTGCAAAAAGGTTGCCAATGGAAAAGTTGGGACTGCACAACAATTATAATGAGATTGTGCGGGATTTGATTAAGAATTGGGAATCTCCGATTGTGTATTTGCGTCAGCTTGGTTATCTGCCGAATGATTACGAGGATACATCGAAAATAAAACCCAATTTGGATGCGATCATGAGTCGCATGGAGCGTGATGATGAACGCGACTCATTGCGACAAGAAGTGGACAAATCCAAGCAACATTTATGTGGAGTGCAAGATGTGAAACTGAAGCAGAAGCGGGAGAATGCGATTGGCAAGGAAGGCATCAAATATCCCACAGTCGATCAGTTGTTGGCCATGAAGCAACCCTCTTTGGCTGTAGCCATGTCTGCGGCCAAAGTAGATGAGTTGATGCCCAAGCAGAAGGCAGCGGATCATCAAGCTGACAGCAGTAATGGACAGTTGATGCTGCTCACTCAGCTGTTGGCAAAACAACAGCCGGATCAAGTACAGTCTGAGGTGAATCAAAAGTCTGAGGACTTTCTGCAACAGCTGGTGGCAAAGACAAGTCCTGTGGCTGTGGGTGGCATGCCGCAAGTAGCCGCTGCGCCACAACAATTGATAGGAGGAGATGCCAACGCGATGA TCGCCCGGTTGAGGCGCAATCTAAAGTTCAGATTGATGCACCACAATATCTAA
- the LOC133840777 gene encoding uncharacterized protein LOC133840777 isoform X1: MRAIFCALLICSFFATFLGAKRLPMEKLGLHNNYNEIVRDLIKNWESPIVYLRQLGYLPNDYEDTSKIKPNLDAIMSRMERDDERDSLRQEVDKSKQHLCGVQDVKLKQKRENAIGKEGIKYPTVDQLLAMKQPSLAVAMSAAKVDELMPKQKAADHQADSSNGQLMLLTQLLAKQQPDQVQSEVNQKSEDFLQQLVAKTSPVAVGGMPQVAAAPQQLIGGDANAMSSRPVEAQSKVQIDAPQYLNWDIDGNKLKQISPLEKNAYVDKLVRIYVKKQETQGEPSKSLI; the protein is encoded by the exons ATGCGAGCGATATTTTG CGCTTTATTGATCTGCAgtttttttgcaacttttctTGGTGCAAAAAGGTTGCCAATGGAAAAGTTGGGACTGCACAACAATTATAATGAGATTGTGCGGGATTTGATTAAGAATTGGGAATCTCCGATTGTGTATTTGCGTCAGCTTGGTTATCTGCCGAATGATTACGAGGATACATCGAAAATAAAACCCAATTTGGATGCGATCATGAGTCGCATGGAGCGTGATGATGAACGCGACTCATTGCGACAAGAAGTGGACAAATCCAAGCAACATTTATGTGGAGTGCAAGATGTGAAACTGAAGCAGAAGCGGGAGAATGCGATTGGCAAGGAAGGCATCAAATATCCCACAGTCGATCAGTTGTTGGCCATGAAGCAACCCTCTTTGGCTGTAGCCATGTCTGCGGCCAAAGTAGATGAGTTGATGCCCAAGCAGAAGGCAGCGGATCATCAAGCTGACAGCAGTAATGGACAGTTGATGCTGCTCACTCAGCTGTTGGCAAAACAACAGCCGGATCAAGTACAGTCTGAGGTGAATCAAAAGTCTGAGGACTTTCTGCAACAGCTGGTGGCAAAGACAAGTCCTGTGGCTGTGGGTGGCATGCCGCAAGTAGCCGCTGCGCCACAACAATTGATAGGAGGAGATGCCAACGCGATGAGTAG TCGCCCGGTTGAGGCGCAATCTAAAGTTCAGATTGATGCACCACAATATCTAAACTGGGATATCGACGGCAATAAACTGAAGCAAATCTCGCCGCTGGAGAAGAATGCATATGTGGACAAGCTGGTGCGCATCTATGTGAAAAAGCAAGAGACCCAAGGAGAACCGAGTAAATCTCTAATataa